The DNA segment TAAAAGCAATTTGACACAGCTTTTAGAAACGCTGGGTGTAGGAAGGGTACTACTGGATTCACGCCCTATCTACACGGGAGATGATGACCCCCAGTTACAATCAGAACGACGTAAACCCAAATTACCGTTACAATTCAGCGTCACTGCACCTTTTAGCCTGATTAGGTTTATTTCCCATCCTAATTTGGCGGTGAATCAAGTATTTATGGAAGAGTGGGTACAACAAATTCAACAGTGGTTACAAGCAGGGACACGAATCTATTTCTTTGTACATTGTCCTATAGAAGAGCGATCGCCTAACACTGCCCGTCACTTCCAAAAACTATTAGAACAGAACGGTGTACCAGTTCCACCCCTACCCTGGAATCATCTGGACTATCCACCTCATCAACTAAATCTCTGGTAACTTTGGGGGTGTAAGGGGATGAGGGTATAGGGGTGTAAGTGAAAGAACTAACAAGTGGAATCGATATCCCAGCCATTCAACAAAGATTAGAGTTTTATTCACACCCCTACACCCCTAATTAACTAGCCCCAGCCAATTTGTTTTCTATTTCTGATAAGTCTATGCCACCAGAGAAAGTTTTACTATTCATGATGAAGAAAGGTGTGCCAGCAATAGCTAACTTTTGCGCTATTTGGATATCTTTACTAATTGCGGCATCAGCAAGTAGGCGATCGCTGTTAAACTTTTCTAAATCCAAATTGAGTTTTTTGGCAATATCTAAATACAAAGCTTCACCAAGTTGCTTTTGATTGCTAAACAAAGCATCGTGATATTCCCAGAACTTACCTTGCTGAGTTGCTGCCCAAGCCGCCTTGGCTGCTGGCATAGCTTCATTATGAATGGGTATCAGAGGTAGATGTTTATAAACTAAGGTTATTTCACCCGGATGCTTGGCTAGTAATTGTTTCAATGTGTCATGGGCTTTCGCACAGTAAGGACATTGAAAATCAGAAAATTCTACGACTACTGCCTTTGATTGAGTGGCACTAGTAGTAGGAGAATCGCCAATTACCGCTTGTGGATTAGTTTTTAAATCTTGAAGAAATGCCTGCCGTATTTGATTGACTTGCTCTTGTTGTTGCTGTTGGTAAACTTGAACAGAATCAATAATTACGTCTGGATGTTCGCGGAGAATTTGTAGAACCTGTTCTTCTAGTTTGGGACTGATGCGGCTGGCTGCTTGTGCCGGAAAAGACCAGCTTAAAACTAGGCACAATAAACCGAATATCACCCAATTACGTAGATACTGAAATAATTGACGCATAGAAAAATCTGGGAGAAAACAACACGTCCCTAGTATTCCCTGGAATTGTGCGAAATAATAGACTTGTTGCAAAAATGCAAAATGTTAGAAATCATTACAAATTAATCACTTTACTATCAATAGGTAAAGAAAAGTCGCGCGACCATTCGTTCCATGAGCCAAAATAATTTCTGGCAGCAATTCCTACTTCATGCAGAGCCATAATTGTATTAGCAGCCCTAGAGCCTTTAAAGCAGTAGACATATACAGTAGACTCGGAAGTAATACCGACAGATTGACAAATGTCTAAGATTTCTGCTGGGGAACGGAACATAGGGATTCCTGATGTAGATTCCATGAAAAGATGCCATTCCAGCCAGATAGCGTTGGGGATTCGTCCTTTGCGGGGGCAAAAATCAGCACCGTAGGGAGAAGAACTGAGTCCTTGCCATTCGGGGCGATCGCGCACATCTAATTTTATAATGGCTGGATTGTCCAGCGCTTCTAACATCTGGCTTGTCGTCACTATCATCTCGGCTTGGGGACGTAATCTAAAGATAGTGCTATCCCCTTCAGGAACTTCATTGGTGGTAGGTAAACCAGCCGCCAGCCAAGCTTGATATCCTCCGTGTAAAACAGATACCTGAGGACAACCCAAATACTTCAGCAAAAAAGCAGCTCGACAAGATTGTCCGTAGCCTTTATTAAAAGCATCTTCATAGACAATTATCCTCTCCCCCCCAGATATTCCTAAATTGCTCATAATTTTTGCAAAATACTCTTGCAAGTTTGTTAAGCCGGTAGGAGAAGAATCTTCTAAAAGATAAGTGAAAAAATCTCGAATATTGACAGCTTCAGGAATGTGAGCAACTGCATAATCTTCTGGAGCGCGTGTATCGATAATAACGGTTTTAAATGACTTTAGTGCTAATAAAGACGTGAGTTCTTGAGGAGTGATGAGGAATTTTTTATTCACGCTTTCATACTTCTGTTATCGTGCTATTGGGCATTATCGCGCCCAGTTGATTTGCACTTTGAAGTCAAAATAACAGAAGTTGACTATAAATCTAGGTAAGCCTTAGACTGCAACTACTGCCCTTAATTGTGCGTTGGAAATTCGCGTCTTTAAATCAGCTAAAAAATCTTCGTAACCTACAATATCAGATGTACTACCTTGTGAAAATTTAGGTGTATTATCTGCCATAAATACTTTCGTCACCTGACTAACTCTCACTTTACTGTAAGTTGACCAACAATACAGACAGGCTCGGAATTAGATCAAAATAGAAATGTAACTTGTTGTTTATCCTAACCCCGTGCGTAATCTCCAAGAAACTCATTTAAACCGCGCCCGTGCCAGCTTGAGACAAGCACTGTCTTGGTATGGATATCTTCGCAAATCAGGGCATTTATCATCTAACCCAGAGTTGGCAGGTTTGGTGAAACCAGAAATTGAAGTTTTAAACTCCACTCTGAACAAGCTGGACTCAAATGTGATTAGAATCGCGGCTTTTGGTTTGGTGAGTCGCGGTAAGTCGGCGGTGTTAAATGCTTTATTGGGCAGTAAGATTTTGCAAACTGGCCCCCTCAACGGTGTGACTCAATGGCCGCGTTCTGTGCGCTGGCAGCCAGGGGGCAAGGTGATAGTGGAGTTAATTGATACCCCAGGACTGGATGAAATTCAGGGCGAGTCACGGGCGCAGATGGCGCGGGATGTGGTGCGTCAAGCTGATTTGATTTTATTTGTGGTATCTGGGGATATTACCCGGACTGAATATCAAGCACTTCTGGAATTACGGCAGGCGCAGAAACCGCTAATTTTGGTGTTTAACAAAATCGACTTATACCCAGATACAGACCAAGCGGCAATTTATCGAAATTTACAACAACTAGGCGCAGGAAACCCCCAAGCCAAGCCTTTGTTACCTGACGAAATTGTCATGGTGGCGGCGGAACCTGCACCGATGGAGGTACGCGTTGAGTGGCCTGATGGTCGGGTGAGTTATGAATGGGAAACTCCGCCACCCCAGGTAGACGAACTTAAGCAGACCATTTTAAATATTCTCAACCGGGAAGGCCGATCGCTCCTAGCTTTAAATGCCCTGATTCAAGCACGGGACGCAGAAGCAGCGATCGCCCAAAAAACTATTGACATCCGCCAACAAGAGGCGGAAGATATCATCTGGCAATTTACTAAATACAAAGCCCTAGCTGTAGGACTAAATCCCATTGCCTTTATTGATATCCTGGGTGGAACCGTGGCTGATTTGGCTTTAATTCGCTCTCTGGCGCGGTTATATGGTCTGCCTATAACTAGCTACGAAGCCGGAAAAATTTTAAAAACAATCTTCATCAGTTCCGGTGGCTTATTGCTGGGAGAATTAGGCAGTAGCTTTTTATTAGGATTAGGTAAAAGTGCTGCTGCTTTAACTAGTGGTGATAATCCGACAAATGTTACTGCCTTTGCTGGGAGTGCGATCGCTCAAGCTGGAATTGCCGGTTATGGAGCCTATTCTGTTGGCAAAGCTGCCCAAGTATATCTGGAAAAAGGCTGCACTTGGGGTCAATTAGGCGCTAGTACTGTGATTACTGAAATCTTGTCTCAAGTTGACCAAAATACAATTCTGTATCGGCTGCAACAAGAATTAGGCATGAAATATTGAGAATAAATAAATAATATTGCCCTAATTATTACTGTTGTTGAGAAATTGTCAATTTCCATCAAATTCCTCTGATAAATGTGTTCAAATGCGATTTTCAGAGGCAACATAAAAGATATGGCAGTTATTTGCTAATAGTCCAGTTAGCACAGCACTTATACCTGTTTCCATTCAAGATGAAAAGAGAGCAATTCCCAATAAGATTGGCTCACAAAATGGCGGTGTTCACCACTACAATCTTGGGAAAGCCTATCTAAACTGGAAATATCTGCTCTGAAATCAGTTAACTGTTAACTGTTAACAATCACAGCGTAGTCATAAAAAGGCGAAAAACCATGACAATGACCTTCAATGTAGCCCCATCAGGCGCGAACTCAGACAACAACGGGACTACAAATTTAGAAAAAGCCATCCTCGCAGCGATCGCAGAAGCTCGTACTACCTGTGAACAAAACGGTGATGGTTCTCCCAACTGTGCCGTAGCTTGGGATATTGTGGAAGAATTACAAGCTGAAAAGTCTCATCAACAGCAAGCACAAAAACGTAAGAGTTCTCTAGAAAGCTTCTGTGACCTGCATCCAGAAGCCTTAGAATGCCTGATTTATGATGTTTAATTAATGCTAAAGATTGGAAATTTTGGATTTGAAATTGTCATTCAATCCAAAATCGCCAATCTCAAAATTACCCTACATTTCGTGTTGGCTGTTGACGATTGACGGTTGACAATTAACCATCAACTACTAACAAACTATATAAGTCAATACGGTTTAGTTAAGAAAATAGTAGGTTGGGTGTAGCGATAGCGTAACCCAACAAAGTCTTGAGAATGTTGGGTTCCGTTCCTCCACCCAACCTACACCATTCTAAGTTGTTAGTCTTATCTGAACTGTATTGCTATATAAGTGACTATGTAATTTAAAAGCGTAACCAGTCTCTTAATTACGAATTCCCCAAATCAGTCATAGCTGATTTAGTGACTTGTTGGATCGCATTTAAATCTGTTGGTGGCATTTCGCTTTCCATGTTTAACCATAAGAGATATTCGATATTTCCCGCCGGGCCAGTAATAGGTGACCAAGTTAAGCCCTTATACTTCCAGCCTAATTTCTCAGCCGCTTGCCACACCTGAAAAATAGCATCAGCTTGGTCATGGGGATCGCGAACAACGCCTTTTTTACCCACACGAGATTTTCCCACTTCAAACTGTGGCTTAACCAATAGCACTGCTTCTCGTGGGGGTTGAGT comes from the Nostoc sp. PCC 7120 = FACHB-418 genome and includes:
- a CDS encoding DsbA family protein; translation: MRQLFQYLRNWVIFGLLCLVLSWSFPAQAASRISPKLEEQVLQILREHPDVIIDSVQVYQQQQQEQVNQIRQAFLQDLKTNPQAVIGDSPTTSATQSKAVVVEFSDFQCPYCAKAHDTLKQLLAKHPGEITLVYKHLPLIPIHNEAMPAAKAAWAATQQGKFWEYHDALFSNQKQLGEALYLDIAKKLNLDLEKFNSDRLLADAAISKDIQIAQKLAIAGTPFFIMNSKTFSGGIDLSEIENKLAGAS
- a CDS encoding sulfurtransferase; the encoded protein is MNKKFLITPQELTSLLALKSFKTVIIDTRAPEDYAVAHIPEAVNIRDFFTYLLEDSSPTGLTNLQEYFAKIMSNLGISGGERIIVYEDAFNKGYGQSCRAAFLLKYLGCPQVSVLHGGYQAWLAAGLPTTNEVPEGDSTIFRLRPQAEMIVTTSQMLEALDNPAIIKLDVRDRPEWQGLSSSPYGADFCPRKGRIPNAIWLEWHLFMESTSGIPMFRSPAEILDICQSVGITSESTVYVYCFKGSRAANTIMALHEVGIAARNYFGSWNEWSRDFSLPIDSKVINL
- a CDS encoding GTP-binding protein — encoded protein: MRNLQETHLNRARASLRQALSWYGYLRKSGHLSSNPELAGLVKPEIEVLNSTLNKLDSNVIRIAAFGLVSRGKSAVLNALLGSKILQTGPLNGVTQWPRSVRWQPGGKVIVELIDTPGLDEIQGESRAQMARDVVRQADLILFVVSGDITRTEYQALLELRQAQKPLILVFNKIDLYPDTDQAAIYRNLQQLGAGNPQAKPLLPDEIVMVAAEPAPMEVRVEWPDGRVSYEWETPPPQVDELKQTILNILNREGRSLLALNALIQARDAEAAIAQKTIDIRQQEAEDIIWQFTKYKALAVGLNPIAFIDILGGTVADLALIRSLARLYGLPITSYEAGKILKTIFISSGGLLLGELGSSFLLGLGKSAAALTSGDNPTNVTAFAGSAIAQAGIAGYGAYSVGKAAQVYLEKGCTWGQLGASTVITEILSQVDQNTILYRLQQELGMKY
- a CDS encoding Calvin cycle protein CP12, producing the protein MTMTFNVAPSGANSDNNGTTNLEKAILAAIAEARTTCEQNGDGSPNCAVAWDIVEELQAEKSHQQQAQKRKSSLESFCDLHPEALECLIYDV